A window from Chrysemys picta bellii isolate R12L10 chromosome 20, ASM1138683v2, whole genome shotgun sequence encodes these proteins:
- the LOC101950568 gene encoding LOW QUALITY PROTEIN: serum amyloid P-component (The sequence of the model RefSeq protein was modified relative to this genomic sequence to represent the inferred CDS: deleted 3 bases in 2 codons; substituted 1 base at 1 genomic stop codon) — MEKLQLWLLVLTGLSGAVTQEDLYQRVFVFRKDPSDAHVVMKLEPEQLLQNFAVXLRSFTDLTRPYGLFSYATKTQDNEILLFKPKPGEYRLYVGREFVTFRVPETRMDWELICAGWKSATGIAEFWVNGKPLPRKGLRKGYSISVEAVIILGREQDSFGGGFDLYNSFTGEMTDVYMWGYGLSPGKMRAAYQSLQLPPSALGWRNLQYEIKGVVAVKPRLRDMLIV; from the exons ATGGAGAAGCTGCAGCTTTGGCTCCTCGTCCTCACTGGCCTCTCGGGAGCTGTCACCCAGGAAG ACCTGTATCAAAGGGTGTTTGTCTTCCGGAAGGACCCTAGCGACGCCCATGTGGTCATGAAGCTGGAGccggagcagctgctgcagaacttCGCTGTGTGATTGAGATCCTTCACTGATCTGACTCGGCCATACGGCCTCTTCTCCTATGCTACCAAAACCCAGGACAACGAGATTTTGCTCTTCAAACCCAAGCCTGGGGAGTACAGACTATACGTG GGGAGGGAATTTGTGACCTTCAGAGTCCCAGAGACCCGTATGGACTGGGAGCTCATCTGTGCCGGCTGGAAATCTGCCACGGGCATAGCCGAGTTCTGGGTGAACGGGAAACCCTTACCCAGGAAGGGGTTGCGGAAAGGCTACTCCATCAGTGTCGAGGCTGTGATCATCCTGGGACGGGAGCAGGACTCCTTCGGGGGCGGGTTTGATTTATATAATTCTTTTACAGGTGAAATGACTGATGTGTACATGTGGGGGTATGGTCTGTCACCAggcaaaatgagagctgcatatcagtctctgcagctg ccccccagcgccctgGGCTGGAGGAACTTGCAGTATGAAATAAAAGGTGTTGTGGCTGTGAAGCCCAGACTGAGAGACATGCTGATCGTATGA